The Canis lupus baileyi chromosome 29, mCanLup2.hap1, whole genome shotgun sequence genome includes a region encoding these proteins:
- the LOC140621196 gene encoding ribosomal RNA-processing protein 7 homolog A, with amino-acid sequence MAARRRKRGARDSEPGIPSPPGYSAIPIKFSEKQQASHYLYVREHKVREGTKSSWPQKRTLFVLNVPPYCTEECLSRLFSPCGAVQSVELQEKPDLGDSPKEPKSKFFDPTPVPGFQVAYVVFQKPAGVSAAIVLKGPLVVSTESHPVKSGIHKWISNYVDSVLDPETLRVEVDTFMEAYDKRIAEEEAKAKEEEGVPDEEGWVKVTRRGRRPVLPRTEAASLRVLEKERQKRARKELLNFYAWQHRETKMEHLAQLRKKFEEDKQRIELMRAQRKFRPY; translated from the exons ATGGCGGCGCGCAGGAGGAAGCGTGGGGCGCGGGACTCGGAGCCGGGGATTCCGAGCCCCCCAGGTTACTCAGC CATCCCCATCAAGTTCTCTGAAAAGCAGCAAGCTTCTCATTACCTCTATGTGAGAGAGCACAAAGTTCGAGAAGGCACCAAGTCTTCCTGGCCTCAGAAGCGGACCCTTTTTGTCCTCAATGTGCCCCCATACTGCACAGAGGAGTGCCTGTCCCGCCTCTTCTCCCCCTGTGGTGCCGTCCAATCTGTGGAATTACAGGAGAAGCCCGACCTCGGCGACAGCCCAAAGGAGCCAAAGTCGAAGTTTTTTGACCCCACACCTGTTCCAGGCTTCCAGGTAGCCTACGTGGTGTTCCAGAAGCCAGCTGGTGTGTCTGCGGCCATAGTCCTGAAGGGCCCCTTAGTGGTCTCGACAGAGAGTCACCCCGTGAAGAGTGGCATTCACAAGTGGATCAGCAACTACGTAGACTCCGTGCTGGACCCTGAGACCTTGAGGGTCGAAGTGGACACGTTCATGGAGGCGTATGACAAGAGGATAGCTGAGGAGGAGGCTAAGGctaaggaggaggaaggggttcCGGACGAGGAGGGCTGGGTGAAGGTGACCCGTCGGGGTCGGCGGCCTGTACTGCCCCGGACAGAGGCAGCCAGCCTGCGGGTgctggagaaggagagacagaagcgTGCCCGCAAGGAGCTGCTCAACTTTTATGCCTGGCAGCACCGAGAGACCAAGATGGAGCATCTAGCCCAGCTGCGCAAGAAGTTCGAGGAGGACAAGCAGAGGATTGAACTGATGCGGGCCCAGCGCAAATTCCGACCCTACTGA